One part of the Thermoanaerobacterium sp. CMT5567-10 genome encodes these proteins:
- the purH gene encoding bifunctional phosphoribosylaminoimidazolecarboxamide formyltransferase/IMP cyclohydrolase yields the protein MSKRALISVSKKDGILDFAKSLDELGVEILSTGGTYKLLCDNGIKAIKVSDITGFPEILDGRVKTLHPKIHGGLLAIRDDENHMKQLNENGIEPIDIVAVNLYPFKETILKDYVTLEDAIENIDIGGPSMIRAAAKNYKYVTVLVDPSDYNKVIEEIKEYGNTKKETRFYLAMKAFGHTASYDSLIYNYLLDKNGVEFPDTITFSYEKSQDMRYGENPHQKAAFYKNSLKSFGISECIKLHGKELSFNNINDANAAIELLKEFDVPAAVAIKHTNPCGVAVADNIYDAFKKAYECDPVSIFGGIVAFNRTLDKRTAEELSKIFLEIIIAPNFDEDALNILEKKKNVRILKLKDGYVKEYDVKKVEGGILVQEKDEVDLYEDKLKVVTKNVPDEKEFKDLRFAWKVVKHVKSNAIVLAKDGATVGIGAGQVNRIWPTEQSIKQAGEKAKGSVLASDAFFPFPDVVEAAAKAGVTSIIQPGGSINDEASIDAADKAGISMVFTGIRHFKH from the coding sequence ATGTCAAAGAGAGCATTAATAAGCGTATCTAAAAAAGATGGGATACTAGATTTTGCAAAATCTTTAGATGAGCTTGGAGTAGAGATACTTTCAACTGGAGGAACATATAAACTTCTATGCGATAACGGCATAAAAGCTATTAAAGTATCAGATATAACAGGATTTCCTGAGATTTTAGATGGAAGAGTAAAGACCCTTCATCCTAAAATACACGGTGGACTTCTGGCCATTAGAGATGACGAAAACCACATGAAACAATTAAACGAAAATGGAATAGAGCCTATCGATATCGTTGCTGTAAATCTCTATCCTTTTAAAGAGACCATATTGAAGGATTATGTAACGCTGGAAGACGCAATAGAAAACATAGACATAGGTGGACCGTCCATGATTAGGGCTGCAGCAAAAAACTATAAATACGTCACTGTCTTAGTTGACCCAAGTGATTACAATAAAGTTATTGAAGAAATAAAAGAATATGGCAATACTAAAAAAGAAACGAGATTTTACCTTGCTATGAAGGCTTTTGGTCATACTGCCTCGTATGATTCATTGATATACAATTACTTGTTAGACAAAAATGGCGTAGAGTTTCCTGATACTATTACATTTTCATATGAAAAATCGCAGGACATGAGATACGGCGAAAATCCTCATCAAAAAGCTGCATTTTATAAGAATTCATTGAAGTCGTTTGGTATATCAGAATGTATCAAACTGCATGGAAAAGAGCTTTCTTTCAATAATATAAATGATGCGAATGCAGCTATAGAGCTTCTGAAAGAATTTGATGTGCCTGCTGCTGTAGCCATAAAACATACTAATCCATGCGGTGTTGCAGTTGCAGACAATATATACGATGCATTTAAAAAAGCTTATGAATGTGATCCTGTATCAATATTTGGCGGCATTGTTGCATTTAACCGAACGCTTGACAAAAGGACAGCCGAAGAGCTTTCAAAGATATTTTTAGAGATAATAATAGCACCTAATTTTGATGAAGATGCATTAAACATATTAGAGAAGAAGAAAAATGTTAGAATACTAAAGCTTAAGGATGGATATGTAAAAGAGTACGACGTTAAAAAAGTAGAAGGTGGCATATTAGTACAGGAAAAAGATGAAGTTGATTTATACGAGGATAAATTGAAAGTTGTCACGAAAAATGTGCCTGACGAAAAAGAATTTAAAGATTTAAGATTTGCATGGAAAGTTGTAAAACATGTTAAATCAAATGCTATTGTGCTTGCGAAAGATGGTGCAACTGTAGGAATTGGTGCAGGGCAGGTTAACCGTATATGGCCAACAGAGCAGTCTATAAAGCAAGCAGGTGAGAAGGCAAAAGGAAGTGTGCTGGCATCAGATGCGTTTTTCCCATTTCCTGATGTTGTAGAAGCTGCAGCAAAAGCTGGAGTCACATCGATTATACAGCCCGGTGGTTCTATAAATGATGAAGCATCTATAGATGCTGCAGATAAAGCAGGAATTTCAATGGTATTTACAGGCATAAGGCACTTTAAACATTAA
- the purF gene encoding amidophosphoribosyltransferase, which produces MNKTIKLKEECGVFGAFSLNNAVHHHIYYGLQALQHRGQESAGIAVLKGSYVNCIKSMGLVLDVFSKENLDELEGNVAIGHVRYSTTGNSDVCNAQPFVANFSNGYMALAHNGNLINAVELRTELESEGRILQTTSDSEIILHLIAKYYKYGLVESLKKTMNKIKGSYALVILMEDKLIGIRDKNGIRPLCIGKKGDDYYLSSESCALDVIGAELVRDVKPGEIVIIDKNGLNTVKIDTDAAKMSCVFEYIYFSRPDSVLEGISVYKARYEMGKRLAIESHVDADLVVPVPDSGVPASRGYSFQSGIPIGEGLIKNKYIGRTFICPKQIDREIGVRVKLNVLSELVRDKRIVLIDDSIVRGTTMKRLVSLLKKGGAKEVHVRISSPPVKYSCYFGIDTPTKKELVGATMEVQEICEYIGANSLSFLSIEGLKESVGMCSICAACFDGKYPMEVPKEGSKYLFEKK; this is translated from the coding sequence ATGAATAAGACTATAAAATTGAAAGAAGAATGTGGGGTATTTGGCGCATTTAGCTTAAACAATGCAGTACATCATCATATTTATTATGGGCTTCAAGCACTGCAACACCGTGGACAGGAAAGTGCAGGGATTGCTGTTTTAAAAGGGTCATATGTCAACTGTATAAAAAGTATGGGCCTCGTTCTTGATGTATTTTCTAAAGAAAATTTAGATGAGCTTGAAGGAAACGTTGCAATCGGCCATGTCAGGTATTCTACAACAGGAAACAGCGATGTCTGCAATGCACAGCCATTTGTTGCAAATTTTAGCAACGGATACATGGCACTGGCACATAACGGTAATTTAATAAATGCGGTAGAACTACGCACAGAACTTGAAAGCGAAGGTAGGATTCTTCAGACAACATCTGATAGTGAGATTATACTTCACCTAATAGCCAAATATTACAAGTACGGTTTAGTTGAATCTTTGAAAAAGACGATGAACAAGATAAAGGGCTCTTATGCATTAGTGATATTAATGGAGGATAAATTGATAGGCATAAGGGATAAAAACGGCATAAGGCCGCTTTGCATAGGCAAAAAAGGTGATGATTACTATCTATCGTCTGAATCATGTGCACTTGATGTGATTGGTGCTGAACTTGTAAGGGATGTGAAGCCAGGGGAAATAGTGATAATTGATAAAAATGGCTTAAATACAGTAAAAATTGATACTGATGCAGCCAAGATGTCATGTGTTTTTGAATATATATACTTTTCAAGGCCTGACAGTGTTTTAGAAGGTATTAGCGTGTACAAGGCCAGATACGAGATGGGAAAGAGACTAGCAATCGAAAGCCATGTAGATGCTGATTTGGTTGTACCTGTTCCTGATTCTGGTGTACCGGCTTCCCGTGGATATTCATTCCAATCTGGTATACCGATTGGTGAAGGCCTTATAAAAAATAAATATATCGGAAGGACATTTATATGCCCTAAGCAGATAGATAGAGAAATTGGAGTAAGAGTCAAATTAAATGTTTTGAGTGAATTAGTAAGGGATAAGAGAATAGTTTTGATTGACGATTCTATTGTACGAGGTACAACGATGAAGAGATTGGTTTCACTTTTAAAAAAAGGTGGAGCAAAAGAAGTCCATGTTAGGATTAGCTCACCGCCTGTAAAGTATTCATGCTATTTTGGAATAGACACTCCTACAAAAAAAGAGTTGGTAGGTGCTACAATGGAAGTCCAGGAGATATGCGAGTATATTGGAGCTAATAGTTTAAGCTTTTTAAGCATAGAAGGTTTGAAAGAAAGTGTAGGTATGTGTAGCATCTGTGCAGCGTGTTTTGATGGAAAGTATCCTATGGAAGTGCCAAAGGAAGGCAGCAAGTATCTGTTTGAAAAAAAGTAA
- the purE gene encoding 5-(carboxyamino)imidazole ribonucleotide mutase has product MPKVAVVMGSDSDFPLVKKALELFKEFNIEFDARVISAHRTPDIAHDFAKEAVKNGYEVIIAAAGKAAHLAGVIASMTPLPVIGIPVKSSTLDGLDSLLSTVQMPQGIPVATVAIDGSYNAALLAIEILGIKYPELMEKVIEYKKKLSEEVIEKDKKLQGEIV; this is encoded by the coding sequence ATGCCGAAGGTTGCGGTTGTAATGGGAAGTGACTCTGATTTTCCGTTGGTTAAAAAGGCTTTAGAGCTTTTTAAGGAATTTAATATTGAGTTTGATGCCAGAGTTATTTCAGCTCATAGGACACCTGATATAGCACATGATTTTGCCAAAGAAGCAGTAAAAAATGGATATGAAGTAATAATAGCTGCTGCTGGCAAAGCAGCACATTTAGCTGGTGTTATAGCATCTATGACGCCACTCCCAGTGATTGGGATTCCTGTAAAATCATCGACTCTGGATGGTTTAGATTCTTTATTGTCTACTGTTCAAATGCCACAGGGTATACCCGTTGCGACAGTTGCGATAGATGGTTCTTACAATGCAGCATTGTTGGCAATAGAGATACTGGGCATAAAGTATCCAGAATTGATGGAGAAAGTCATTGAGTATAAAAAGAAATTGTCAGAAGAAGTTATTGAAAAAGATAAAAAATTACAGGGGGAGATTGTTTAA
- a CDS encoding NCS2 family permease yields MVKNNDKRGFLDSFFKLKENGTTVKTEVIAGITTFITMAYIIFVNPSILMQAGMNSKGLLGNQAVNSGLSIANDPVIGAVFVATILSSVVATLVMGLFANVPFALSAGMGMNAFFTFYVVLTLHYSWQAALSLALISGIINIIITATKLRILIIKAIPQSLRSAIGAGIGLFIAIIGMENGGIVAKSSDTLITLGNFKDPGVILTVIGIAIIAVLMSRGVKGAILIGIIATTIIGIPMGITNVSNLKTIVQMPPSLAPTFMKLDFAGLLKPGTDGNIISILTGLITVILAFSLADMFDAIGTLIGTGTKTGIFKEDDFEKSNGGFKTRFERALFADAIGTTIGSFLGTSTITTYVESASGISEGGKTGLTSTVVAILFLISLFFAPIIGIVPSQATAPALIIVGALMIGSVTKVNFEDFSEAFPAFMTIAFMPFTYSISNGIAAGFIFYPITKVVVGKAKEVHPLMYIIGLLFLLRFAFFMG; encoded by the coding sequence ATGGTAAAGAACAATGACAAGAGAGGCTTTTTAGACAGTTTTTTTAAACTTAAAGAAAATGGCACAACAGTAAAGACTGAAGTAATAGCTGGCATAACCACTTTTATAACGATGGCTTATATCATTTTTGTAAACCCATCAATACTTATGCAGGCCGGTATGAATTCAAAGGGACTTTTAGGTAATCAAGCAGTAAATTCTGGTTTGTCAATTGCCAATGATCCTGTAATCGGAGCTGTATTTGTTGCGACAATTTTGTCATCTGTTGTTGCGACATTGGTAATGGGATTGTTTGCAAATGTTCCGTTTGCCCTATCTGCTGGAATGGGTATGAATGCTTTCTTTACTTTTTATGTCGTATTGACACTGCACTATTCATGGCAGGCAGCATTATCACTTGCATTAATAAGCGGTATTATCAATATAATTATAACTGCCACAAAACTGAGGATTTTGATTATAAAAGCGATACCACAATCGTTGAGAAGTGCTATTGGAGCCGGAATTGGGCTTTTTATCGCCATAATAGGCATGGAAAATGGCGGTATTGTAGCAAAAAGCAGCGATACTTTGATAACTTTAGGCAATTTCAAAGATCCGGGTGTAATACTTACTGTAATCGGCATTGCTATAATAGCTGTACTTATGAGCAGAGGTGTTAAAGGTGCAATACTTATAGGTATTATTGCAACCACGATAATAGGTATACCTATGGGAATAACTAATGTTTCAAATCTGAAAACTATTGTGCAGATGCCGCCAAGTTTGGCACCTACATTTATGAAGTTGGATTTTGCAGGTCTTTTAAAGCCGGGTACAGATGGCAATATCATTTCAATCCTTACAGGGCTTATAACGGTTATTTTGGCCTTTAGTTTGGCGGATATGTTTGATGCCATTGGAACATTAATTGGTACAGGTACAAAGACAGGTATTTTTAAAGAAGATGACTTCGAAAAATCAAATGGCGGTTTTAAGACTAGATTTGAAAGGGCTCTGTTTGCAGACGCCATTGGTACTACGATAGGATCTTTTTTGGGGACAAGTACGATTACCACATACGTTGAAAGTGCATCAGGCATAAGTGAAGGTGGAAAGACAGGATTAACATCTACTGTTGTTGCAATACTTTTCTTGATATCTCTATTCTTTGCTCCAATTATTGGCATAGTACCTTCACAAGCAACGGCACCTGCCCTTATAATCGTTGGAGCATTGATGATAGGTTCAGTTACAAAGGTGAATTTTGAAGACTTTAGTGAGGCATTTCCTGCGTTTATGACAATAGCTTTTATGCCTTTCACTTACAGCATATCAAACGGTATAGCTGCTGGCTTTATTTTCTACCCGATAACGAAAGTTGTCGTAGGGAAAGCTAAAGAAGTTCATCCATTGATGTATATTATAGGACTATTGTTCCTATTAAGATTTGCATTCTTTATGGGTTGA
- the purC gene encoding phosphoribosylaminoimidazolesuccinocarboxamide synthase, whose amino-acid sequence MEKLSMLYEGKAKKVFRTSDEDFYIIEYKDDATAFNGIKKGTIQNKGVLNNEISTILFELLEKEGVPTHFVKKLNDREMLVKKVEIYPIEVLIRNYAAGSISKRLGIEEGAKLKRTVLEFCYKNDELGDPFINEYHIEAMGLATKDEVETMKNYSFKINDILSKYFISKNIILVDFKLEFGKSKDGIVLADEISPDTCRFWDSVTMEKLDKDRFRRDLGNVEGAYVEVLNRLEKQ is encoded by the coding sequence ATGGAAAAGTTAAGCATGTTGTATGAAGGGAAAGCAAAAAAGGTCTTTAGGACAAGCGATGAAGATTTTTACATTATTGAATATAAAGATGATGCTACAGCATTTAACGGTATAAAAAAAGGCACTATTCAAAACAAAGGAGTATTAAATAACGAAATATCTACAATACTATTTGAATTGCTTGAAAAAGAAGGCGTTCCTACGCATTTTGTAAAAAAATTGAATGATAGAGAAATGCTTGTTAAGAAAGTAGAAATTTATCCAATAGAAGTTTTAATAAGAAATTATGCTGCAGGAAGCATTTCAAAGAGATTAGGCATTGAAGAAGGGGCAAAACTTAAAAGGACTGTATTGGAATTTTGCTATAAGAACGATGAACTCGGAGATCCTTTTATTAATGAATATCATATCGAAGCTATGGGATTAGCCACAAAAGATGAAGTTGAAACAATGAAAAATTATTCCTTTAAAATCAATGATATACTCTCTAAATATTTCATATCTAAAAATATCATTTTGGTAGATTTCAAATTAGAATTTGGAAAGTCAAAAGATGGAATTGTCTTAGCAGATGAGATATCGCCTGATACATGCAGATTTTGGGACAGTGTAACTATGGAAAAACTTGATAAAGATAGGTTTAGAAGAGATCTTGGAAATGTAGAAGGAGCTTATGTAGAAGTATTGAATCGACTTGAAAAACAGTGA
- the purM gene encoding phosphoribosylformylglycinamidine cyclo-ligase, which produces MNYKDAGVNIDEGNKFVEMIKPIAKTTMIDGVLNGIGGFGALYEIKDYKNPVLVSGTDGVGTKLKIAFMMEKYDTIGIDLVAMCVNDIIVSGAKPLFFLDYFATGKLDGSVGLEVIKGIAEGCREARCALIGGETAELPGMYNNGEFDLAGFAVGVVEKDEIIDGSNIEPGDAIIGLASSGIHSNGYSLVRKVLFEEGNMNIDDYLDEYGLSLGEVILKPTKIYVKALDSLKGINIKGMAHITGGGFIDNIPRTLKDGVSAKINKGTWDVPYIFTLLKEMGNIDEDEMYRTFNMGIGMIIIVSREQCDDAVKRLEGIGEKPYIIGEIVNGKKEVLI; this is translated from the coding sequence ATGAATTACAAAGATGCCGGTGTTAATATTGATGAGGGCAATAAATTTGTTGAAATGATAAAGCCTATAGCGAAGACGACAATGATTGATGGTGTTTTAAATGGAATAGGCGGTTTTGGTGCACTGTATGAAATCAAAGATTATAAAAATCCAGTTTTAGTTTCTGGTACTGATGGCGTTGGAACAAAGCTTAAGATTGCTTTTATGATGGAAAAGTATGATACTATAGGTATAGACTTAGTTGCGATGTGCGTAAATGACATAATTGTCAGTGGAGCAAAGCCGCTTTTTTTTCTTGATTATTTCGCTACAGGTAAATTAGATGGCAGCGTAGGATTGGAAGTAATTAAAGGAATAGCAGAAGGTTGCCGCGAGGCTAGGTGCGCATTGATTGGTGGTGAGACAGCAGAGCTTCCGGGGATGTACAATAATGGTGAATTTGACCTTGCAGGTTTTGCTGTTGGCGTCGTTGAAAAAGACGAAATAATAGATGGCAGCAATATTGAGCCTGGCGATGCTATAATAGGACTTGCTTCATCTGGAATACATTCCAATGGATATTCTTTAGTCAGAAAAGTCTTATTTGAAGAAGGTAACATGAATATTGATGATTATTTAGATGAATATGGATTATCGTTAGGTGAAGTGATTTTAAAACCTACAAAGATATACGTTAAGGCTTTAGACAGTCTAAAAGGCATAAATATTAAAGGAATGGCACATATAACAGGTGGTGGATTTATCGACAATATACCGAGGACTTTGAAAGATGGAGTTTCTGCAAAGATAAATAAAGGAACATGGGATGTACCTTATATCTTTACACTATTAAAAGAAATGGGCAATATAGATGAAGATGAAATGTACAGGACATTTAACATGGGGATAGGCATGATTATAATCGTATCAAGAGAACAATGCGATGATGCTGTAAAGCGATTGGAAGGTATAGGTGAGAAACCATATATAATAGGTGAAATTGTAAATGGTAAAAAAGAGGTATTGATATGA
- the purN gene encoding phosphoribosylglycinamide formyltransferase has protein sequence MRLLVMASGNGTDFQSIIDGIRSGYINAEIAALISDKEGAYALKRAADNNIPSICVPKKKLKGRFYEELMKVVDKINPDGIILAGFITILNEEIVNKYQNKIINIHPSLIPSFCGKGFYGINVHKAVIEYGVKYTGCTVHFVDAGADTGPIILQEVVKVEDNDTPETVADKVLKLEHRLLPYAVKLFAEGRLKVEGRKVIII, from the coding sequence ATGAGACTTTTGGTTATGGCGTCAGGAAATGGTACAGATTTTCAATCGATAATAGACGGCATTAGAAGTGGATATATAAATGCAGAAATTGCTGCACTTATAAGCGACAAAGAAGGTGCGTATGCTTTAAAAAGAGCTGCTGACAATAATATACCTTCAATTTGTGTACCAAAGAAAAAGCTAAAGGGTAGGTTCTACGAAGAACTTATGAAAGTCGTGGATAAGATCAATCCAGATGGAATAATACTTGCCGGCTTTATAACAATACTGAATGAAGAAATTGTAAATAAGTATCAAAATAAAATAATAAACATACATCCATCCTTAATACCATCTTTTTGCGGCAAAGGATTTTATGGCATAAATGTTCACAAGGCTGTTATAGAATATGGTGTCAAATATACAGGCTGTACAGTACATTTTGTTGATGCAGGCGCAGATACAGGACCTATTATTTTGCAAGAAGTAGTTAAGGTGGAGGATAATGACACACCTGAAACAGTAGCTGATAAAGTTTTAAAATTGGAACATAGGCTGCTGCCATATGCTGTTAAGCTATTTGCTGAAGGCAGGCTTAAAGTTGAAGGAAGAAAGGTCATTATAATTTGA